The genomic DNA TTCAGGCCGGGTTACGAGATAGGTCGACAGAACCACCTTGCCGTGGCCCGGTCCGGCGGCATGAAATACACCATATAGGAAACTGCCCGAAACAACCGTCAGAGTTGTAGAAACACCTATATTGTCTGCCAGCGCGCTGAGCGAACCGGTCATCATCTTATGAAAGGCCCGTTGCTGATCGTAAATCCAGAATATCAGATCGCCATAGGCTGCCCGCACCGGCCCCTGGGAAATCAAAACGGCGATCACAAGAGCCGGCACAATCACCATCAAGATGAACGCCGTCCGGTTTTTGATTATGTGCATTTGATCGTCACCCGCTCGGCAAAATTTGCGCCAAGGCCCGAGCCACCAGACTCGGTTTTGTCGAGAGATTTTGCAAAGGCAGCTACGTCTTCACTGGGATTGGGCGGCAAAAGAGTCCACTCGCACCCCATCGGTGCGCCAACGAGTTTTACCGCATCTGCATCGGTGGAATGATTCATCGCAATGTAGAATTCATCGTCATAAATCGCATATTCGAGATTTCCGGTTTGCAGATCGAGTGCCATTTTAAACGGAAGCTCGAACTCCAGATACAATTGGCGCTTTTTCATTGAGGCCACAAGCGGCTTCGGTTTGCCAAATTCGACGTCCAGACTGTCCTTCTCAAACTTGGTGAAATAATTGATTTCCTCGATATTCCCCAGAATCTCG from Pararhizobium sp. IMCC3301 includes the following:
- a CDS encoding DUF1007 family protein, with translation MESGRIARYWLIFVSILVSAFVPVQSALAHPHEFVEMKVAVHFDKAGKASSVKYSWLFDEFFSAYLIEPADTDGDGKPEQEGLDALFIEILGNIEEINYFTKFEKDSLDVEFGKPKPLVASMKKRQLYLEFELPFKMALDLQTGNLEYAIYDDEFYIAMNHSTDADAVKLVGAPMGCEWTLLPPNPSEDVAAFAKSLDKTESGGSGLGANFAERVTIKCT